The genomic stretch CGTTGTTTACTGAATCATTCATTTTTacttgaaatcgaagatcttggacaagaaaaagcataaaagataacttgcgttatgtgatgaaaccagcaagaaaataatcaccattatttttagccccacggtgggcgccaaaataTTTACCAtcaaaatggtaataacaattaaatttgattatgggactctaaaaatatgtgatctcttttatgctagttgttaagcagttgatgctatgtgtgtGACTTAGAAACGGAATAAGACCAAACCGACGAGtcaattatcggggcctcgagcttgtcgattcagggcctcgaggtcgattccgaaGCTCgactgggagctatcgaaggtggtcgaagtatggctaacaattataataaaatcaacggaGTCTCTTTATggtcaatgataagcaataaatgaagaacaataatgaagataataaacggaagcaataatatcaagagaatatgttagagagcaaaagagaatgttcttgtatatttcatgtggagcaactgaagcaacaacagagggtttacaaaatgacaaggatcccttttatataggagggaaatcccaacatagtacaaagtgcattaattacaaagataatgggatgggacagctagatgacaccctgattcaaggctagggtagtccactaggctctgtcagtcctagccatatgccttgggaacttcccacctCTATCACATCTGTGGCCAGCATTGTCCTTAGGTAGAGcatcgacgaacctcgagggagaaAACTCGATCATAAGCTTGCAGCCTCGAGCCTTCGAGACGATCATCTGAGGTGCCTCGAGCCTTCGAGACGATCATTTGAGGTGCCTCGATGatgaggaattggaccctccgattttgccTTATACAAAAGACTATCATCACCTTGCTTGGAACCATAAACAAGGATAAAGAAGACAAAATAGAGAAAAACACTCTATTGCAAATTAGAGTAAAGCTCAAAAACGTGAATTCTGCTCTACAAGAGCATGAGAACCCTTTATATAGGCTTAGGGTCTCTTTTTTGATGACTACAATTCCTATTCTAATAGggaaataaaataactaaagaCAAGGAAAGTAAAATTATTATTCTACAAGGAAAAGAAACTAGAATTCTACTAATAGGAAAATCCTTAttctaaaaggaataaaataaatcctattttaaaaaagaaagaatcTTGGCTTCTTGAAATCAATCTTGAGCTTCATGGACTTCTTGCGCTTTTTAAAATTAAGTCCATCTATTTGGACTTGAGCTCTAAAACATGATCTTGGCCAAATTTAATAAAATTTAACATATATTCTTCTTTTATATCAAATTGTAAAAAAGGTAATACCTACAAAATATTACACTAAATTTGTGCAACATTTATCTCGTACACTCTATTTTTAAATACTGAACTTTGCTTGCTTGTTGATCATTTAAGTTTTTTCATATTACTATTGTGTGCataattcaatttatttttttccCAATTTGTtgagaaaaaaaaacattttattttgcattacgTGAGTAATAATTTttgtacaaaaataaaataaaattatttcaaCATTTTCGTCCAATAATCTTTTTTAGCAAAATAATTAGTACTATAAAAATTTACATTCAGAATGAATAAAGGATTTTTGTTTTGGGAAGAGAATAGATAGTTGGAGTCTGAAACCTAAATAATGgtattttggactcaaaatatctttatacagttaaaaaaagttacatttctaactaaaacacagtattatactgcgttttagttTAACGGAAAGTTAGTCATTaatgtaaaatgcagtataatactacgttttaacTAATAATTTGTTTTTTATaggaaaatgcagtataatactacgttttaggAAAAcgaaaattaaattataaactcGTCCTCTTCCCCACGACAGAAACCAGTTGGTTTCAAATTAAAAAATCCCCCCACCTTCCAGCAGCGATCCCCtcctcctttttttaaaaaaaattcgatTGGCCCCACCCATCACCCAAAAAGTGAAGAGTGTAGGTCCTACATATAACCCAAACATTCGATTGTTgtggattccttctttcgggctcaaaattttaaatttccgacacttcaaaaaatataaatcgaggtattctgatttagtttatgtcgaaaTTCGTATAATTATTcatatttattttcttgaatgtGTTTTCACGttgatttgtgttatgtttgtgatTAAATTGGTATGTTATTTTTACCCGAATTAAATTATTAGTGTtctaaaaaaatagttaaaagttgagaaataatttttatttttaataaaattgttCATAAATATCTTCTACtattttatatgtaatttcgtgaatgttatgttcatatgtttgttgtttttatttagtttagattatttatttgcttaaagaatagtggccttttagcgtagtaaaatatagagccttttagcgtagtaaaatatagagtcttttagcatagtaaaatatatagccttttagcgtagagtctctgtagtttaagtatctactaactacaaactctatccaattacactttgcaaaaattaattatttaatttataaaacaaacttacagaactaacaaattaatatatgttgtcaaaTTAAATATCGAGCGTGGAACCTATAGTTATATACCCTGTCCAATTAaaacttaattatttaatttataaaactaacaaaattttaaaaatattgaaattgacacacataaaaaTTCAGGATAACTTGGTgttactgggcctcaaatatcgagcctggaactcatAGATATTTTCTCTgttcaattaaataattaaatatcaattattataacacaaacaaaattctaaaaattttgaaattgacacacataagaattcaggatagcttggtgctactggacctcaaatatcgagcaaGGAACCCATAGTTATATATTCTGTccaattaaaattaattatttaatttattaaactaacaaaattttaaaaatattgaaattgacacacgtaagaattcaggatagcttggtgctactgggcctcaaatatcgagcctggaacacATAGATatttactctgtccaattaaataattaaatattaattattataaaactaacaaatttttataaatactgaaaattgacacacataagaattcacgATAGCTTGGTGCTACAGGACCTCAAATATCGaacctggaacccatagatatttACTCtgtctaattaaataattaattatttaattattataacacaaacaaaattctaaaaatattgaaattgacacacataagaattcaggatagcttggtgctacatagcctcaaatatcgagcatggAACTCATAGGTATATACTCTGTCCTATTAAATAATTAacattaattattataacacaaacacacaattaatattgtttaaattACAGTAGACGTCATGGACTTGCCGCCTGTGCATCTTGGACCAGCGTCGGATCAGATATTAGTGTTACGGGACGACCATAGGTCTTCCTACGTATGTGAGGGACATCTATTGGATCACACTCTCCGCGCCAGGAGACCGGACGACTTGTGGGACTTTTTGAGGCAAAGAGATTTCCATCCCCGCGTAGTCCATCGCCTGCGTGCTACGGGCTTCCTTAGAATTTTTGAGATTGGGCGGCTGCAGCTCGACTGGTCTCTCATCACGACGTTGATAGAGCGGTGGCGATCGGAGACACACACTTTTCACCTGCCCACTAaagaggccaccatcacgcttcaggatgttcaggttttataCGGGTTGCGTGTTGATGGACTGGCCGTTGCACTGCCCCAGTATATGAGAGCTATGACGCGTGTCCAGTATTTGGATTTGCTGGGGCGGTATACTGGTTTCAGACCACAGGGTGAGGCTGTAGTTATAGGGGGTAGTCACATTTCTGTGACAGCTATCAGACAACATATGGAGGTATTGCACCCCCGACATCACTGGTGAGA from Nicotiana sylvestris chromosome 12, ASM39365v2, whole genome shotgun sequence encodes the following:
- the LOC138883660 gene encoding serine/threonine-protein phosphatase 7 long form homolog encodes the protein MDLPPVHLGPASDQILVLRDDHRSSYVCEGHLLDHTLRARRPDDLWDFLRQRDFHPRVVHRLRATGFLRIFEIGRLQLDWSLITTLIERWRSETHTFHLPTKEATITLQDVQVLYGLRVDGLAVALPQYMRAMTRVQYLDLLGRYTGFRPQGEAVVIGGSHISVTAIRQHMELDELPQYSWGAAVLAYLYRSMCRASMGTQVDICGFLPLLQVWAWEGVLALQPSLPPLEPDEAPPFLPLATRFFKCPKHEGENCSYWEWEDEELPPRVSNLICSLKKEKEALIRERNALQKKVVDLENVMKLVDHG